From bacterium:
TACAACGTCAACTACCTCGTGTGGTTCGAGGCGGCGCGCACCGAGCTCCTCCGCGAGGCCGGCCTCCCCTACGCCGAAATGGAGCGGCGGGGCTACTACCTCCCCGCGGTGGAAACGGGTGCCAAGTTCTTGAGTAGCGCGCGGTACGACGACCTGGTCGAGGTCACCGCCGTGGTCGGCGAGCTCAGGCCGGCGAGCATGCGCATAGATTACGAGATCCACCGCGACGGCGAGCTCCTGGTCACCGGCTTCACCCGGCACGCGGTGACGAACCGGGACGGCACGCCCCGGCGTCCGCCGACCTGGCTTACAGACGCCTTCAATCGGTGTCTTCCAACCTCTGAACCCCGATGAGTGAGTCGAGATACATCTACCTGGACAACTCGGCCACGAGCTGGCCCAAACCGCCCGCCGTCGCGGAGGCCATGGCCCGTTTCCTCACCGAGGAGGGCGGTTCGGCGGGGCGCGGTTCCCACACCCGGGCCATCCATGCCTCGGAGTCGGTATTCGCGGCGCGGGAGGCGGCGGCCCGGCTCCTGGGCGTGACGCGGCCGCAGCGCATCTGCCTGGGATCCGGCGCCACCTGGGCCCTGAACCAGGCGCTCTACGGACTCTTGAAACCCGGGGACCGCGTCCTGGCCTGCATCACCAACCACAACGCCGTGCGCCGGCCGCTCCTGGACCTGGCCCGCCGGGGGGTCATCGGGCTGGACTGGTTCGCCCCGGCCGATCACACCCGGCCCCACGATCCCGCCGACCTGGACCGCCTGCTCGCCGAGAAGTGGCCGAGGATGCTCTGCCTGAACCACGTATCCAACGTCCTGGG
This genomic window contains:
- a CDS encoding thioesterase family protein, which gives rise to MPPHTITHRVLYADTDQMGIVYNVNYLVWFEAARTELLREAGLPYAEMERRGYYLPAVETGAKFLSSARYDDLVEVTAVVGELRPASMRIDYEIHRDGELLVTGFTRHAVTNRDGTPRRPPTWLTDAFNRCLPTSEPR